Genomic window (bacterium):
AAAACCGACGATTATGAACAATTCAAAGGTAGAAAGAATTTGCTGCCCGGTTTGATTAAATTTATTTTAGTTGCTGAAACGTGTCTGATCGTTAATCATGGCGGGGAATCTGTTTTAGATAATTCGATAGCAATTCATCCGTATTACGGATTTCCTGTAATACCAGCCTCTGCCATAAAGGGTGTTACAAGGCATTTTTGTGGGAAAGAATTTAAACACCTATCGGAAGATGAAATTTTAAAGATATTCGGTAATAATCCCGGTCATAAAAATGCAAACGAAGGAAGTGTAGTATTTCTTGACGCCTGGCCGGTAAAATCAGATAATCCATATGAATTGGATATTTTTACACCTCATTATCAGGAATATTATAATGGTAATGACCATCCTAAAGATAATCAAAGCCCTATTCCAATACCCTTTTTGTCTGTTAAAAAAGACATTGAATTTGAGTTTGCAATTGCACCTTCGTCAAATTGCAAGGAACTAGAAGTGAATGAATTTTTAAATGAAGTGAAAGAATTAATAATACAGGCTCTTACCACTTTTGGTATAGGAGCAAAAACAGGCTCAAACTATGGATATTTTGAAAGGAGATGAATATTATGTCAAGAATAATCATAACAACATGTGGAA
Coding sequences:
- the cmr6 gene encoding type III-B CRISPR module RAMP protein Cmr6, whose protein sequence is MSIIPGCKWIKENTTTLNRIIQDVSENKVNASLILDKFITWESIDFNKKRSELLDKKSNFKKIKPIINKTDDYEQFKGRKNLLPGLIKFILVAETCLIVNHGGESVLDNSIAIHPYYGFPVIPASAIKGVTRHFCGKEFKHLSEDEILKIFGNNPGHKNANEGSVVFLDAWPVKSDNPYELDIFTPHYQEYYNGNDHPKDNQSPIPIPFLSVKKDIEFEFAIAPSSNCKELEVNEFLNEVKELIIQALTTFGIGAKTGSNYGYFERR